From a region of the Patescibacteria group bacterium genome:
- the rpmF gene encoding 50S ribosomal protein L32 — protein sequence MGVPKQKKTKSRRNQRRQHIFLKQPSLSVCPKCGKPVARHTLCKNCGYYNGRMIVDVLKKLDKKEKKKKEKEIKEGEKGQEKPLTMEGLSKQ from the coding sequence ATGGGAGTACCGAAACAGAAAAAAACTAAATCACGAAGAAATCAAAGAAGGCAGCACATATTTTTAAAGCAGCCGTCTTTAAGTGTTTGTCCTAAGTGCGGAAAACCAGTTGCGCGCCATACGCTGTGCAAGAATTGTGGTTATTATAATGGGCGAATGATTGTAGATGTTTTAAAAAAGTTGGATAAAAAAGAGAAAAAGAAAAAAGAAAAAGAGATTAAAGAAGGGGAGAAAGGCCAAGAGAAACCCTTAACAATGGAAGGCCTTTCTAAGCAGTAA
- the nusB gene encoding transcription antitermination factor NusB, with protein MGSRHLSRSIAMQSLYEKDFMRDKVDLKEVLERNIQEFGPGLEDTDFARKLALGVSENMDKIDKIIEKAAPEWPIEQINIVDRNVLRIGLYELIYSNKEEVPPKVAINEAIELAKMFGGESSGKFINGVLGTVFKELSN; from the coding sequence ATGGGAAGCCGTCATCTTTCAAGAAGTATAGCGATGCAGTCCTTATATGAAAAGGATTTTATGAGAGACAAAGTAGACCTAAAAGAGGTTTTAGAGAGGAATATTCAGGAATTCGGGCCGGGCTTAGAGGACACTGATTTTGCAAGAAAATTAGCATTAGGCGTGTCGGAAAATATGGATAAGATTGATAAGATTATTGAAAAAGCAGCGCCAGAATGGCCGATTGAACAAATTAACATAGTGGACAGGAATGTTTTAAGAATCGGCTTGTATGAATTGATTTATTCCAACAAAGAAGAGGTTCCTCCAAAAGTAGCGATTAATGAAGCGATTGAATTGGCAAAAATGTTTGGAGGAGAATCATCAGGAAAATTTATTAACGGAGTATTGGGCACGGTCTTTAAAGAATTAAGCAATTAA